A genomic segment from Sciurus carolinensis chromosome 1, mSciCar1.2, whole genome shotgun sequence encodes:
- the Txlna gene encoding alpha-taxilin isoform X1, giving the protein MKNQDKKNGAAKQSNPKSSPGQPETGPEGAQGRPGQSAPATEAEGSTSQAPGKTEGAQAKAVQSGALRDVSEELSRQLEDILSTYCVDNNQGGPGEDGAQGEPTEPEDAEKSRTYAARNGEPESGTPVVNGEKETSKGEPGTEEIRVNDEVGDRDHRRPQEKKKAKGLGKEITLLMQTLNTLSTPEEKLAALCKKYAELLEEHRNSQKQMKLLQKKQSQLVQEKDHLRGEHSKAVLARSKLESLCRELQRHNRSLKEEGVQRAREEEEKRKEVTSHFQVTLNDIQLQMEQHNERNSKLRQENMELAERLKKLIEQYELREEHIDKVFKHKDLQQQLVDAKLQQAQEMLKEAEERHQREKDFLLKEAVESQRMCELMKQQETHLKQQLALYTEKFEEFQNTLSKSSEVFTTFKQEMEKMTKKIKKLEKETTMYRSRWESSNKALLEMAEEKTLRDKELEGLQVKIQRLEKLCRALQTERNDLNKRVQDLSAGGQGLLTDSGPERRPEAVAVSKEQASEGPGVQTPSSPRATEVPGCSGTPTTEGSVHTGPQEPTSATA; this is encoded by the exons ATGAAGAACCAAGACAAAAAGAATGGGGCTGCCAAACAGTCCAACCCCAAAAGCAGCCCGGGGCAACCGGAAACAGGACCAGAGGGAGCCCAGGGACGGCCCGGCCAGTCGGCACCTGCGACAGAAGCTGAAGGTTCCACCAGCCAGGCGCCTGGGAAGACGGAGG GGGCTCAAGCCAAAGCTGTTCAGTCTGGGGCCCTTCGTGATGTCTCAGAGGAACTGAGCCGCCAGTTGGAAGACATACTAAGTACATACTGTGTGGACAACAATCAGGGGGGCCCAGGTGAGGACGGAGCACAGGGTGAGCCAACTGAACCTGAAGATGCAGAGAAGTCCCGGACATATGCAGCAAGGAATGGGGAACCTGAATCAGGGACCCCAGTCGTCAATGGCGAGAAGGAAACCTCCAAGGGAGAGCCAGGCACGGAAGAAATCCGGGTGAATGACGAGGTTGGAGACCGTGACCACCGAAGGCCACAGGAGAAGAAGAAAGCCAAGGGTCTGG GGAAGGAGATCACATTGCTGATGCAGACACTGAACACGCTAAGCACCCCAGAGGAGAAGCTGGCAGCACTGTGCAAGAAGTATGCTGAACTG CTGGAGGAGCATCGGAACTCACAGAAGCAGATGAAGCTCTTGCAGAAGAAACAGAGCCAGCTGGTGCAAGAGAAGGACCACCTGCGCGGTGAGCACAGCAAGGCTGTCCTGGCCCGCAGCAAGCTTGAGAGCCTATGCCGTGAGCTGCAGCGGCACAACCGCTCCCTCAAG GAAGAAGGTGTGCAGCGGGCccgagaggaagaggaaaagcgcaaggaagtgacctcacatTTCCAAGTGACACTGAATGACATTCAACTGCAGATGGAACAGCATAATGAGCGTAACTCCAAACTGCGCCAGGAGAATATGGAATTGGCTGAGAGGCTTAAGAAACTGATTGAGCAGTATGAGCTGCGAGAAGAG CATATTGACAAAGTCTTCAAACACAAGGACCTGCAGCAGCAGCTGGTGGATGCCAAGCTCCAGCAGGCTCAGGAGATGCTGAAGGAGGCAGAGGAACGACACCAGCGGGAGAAGGACTTT CTCCTGAAAGAAGCAGTGGAGTCCCAGAGGATGTGTGAGCTGATGAAGCAGCAGGAGACCCACCTGAAACAGCAG CTTGCCCTGTACACAGAGAAGTTTGAAGAGTTCCAGAACACACTTTCCAAAAGCAGTGAGGTATTCACCACGTTCAAACAGGAGATGGAAAAG ATGACTAAGAAGATCAAGAAGCTGGAGAAAGAAACTACCATGTACCGGTCCCGATGGGAGAGCAGCAACAAGGCCCTGCTTGAGATGGCTGAGGAG AAAACACTTCGGGACAAAGAGCTGGAGGGCCTGCAGGTGAAAATCCAGCGGCTTGAGAAACTGTGCCGGGCACTGCAAACAGAGCGCAATGACCTGAATAAAAGGGTACAGGACCTGAGTGCTGGTGGCCAGGGCCTCCTCACTGACAGTGGCCCTGAGCGGAGGCCAGAGGCTGTCGCTGTCTCCAAGGAGCAGGCTAGCGAGGGACCTGGGGTTCAAACACCCAGCTCCCCAAGAGCCACAGAAGTTCCTGGCTGCTCAGGAACACCGACCACAGAAGGATCAGTCCATACAGGGCCCCAGGAGCCCACCTCTGCCACTGCCTAG
- the Txlna gene encoding alpha-taxilin isoform X2, producing the protein MKNQDKKNGAAKQSNPKSSPGQPETGPEGAQGRPGQSAPATEAEGSTSQAPGKTEGAQAKAVQSGALRDVSEELSRQLEDILSTYCVDNNQGGPGEDGAQGEPTEPEDAEKSRTYAARNGEPESGTPVVNGEKETSKGEPGTEEIRVNDEVGDRDHRRPQEKKKAKGLGKEITLLMQTLNTLSTPEEKLAALCKKYAELLEEHRNSQKQMKLLQKKQSQLVQEKDHLRGEHSKAVLARSKLESLCRELQRHNRSLKHIDKVFKHKDLQQQLVDAKLQQAQEMLKEAEERHQREKDFLLKEAVESQRMCELMKQQETHLKQQLALYTEKFEEFQNTLSKSSEVFTTFKQEMEKMTKKIKKLEKETTMYRSRWESSNKALLEMAEEKTLRDKELEGLQVKIQRLEKLCRALQTERNDLNKRVQDLSAGGQGLLTDSGPERRPEAVAVSKEQASEGPGVQTPSSPRATEVPGCSGTPTTEGSVHTGPQEPTSATA; encoded by the exons ATGAAGAACCAAGACAAAAAGAATGGGGCTGCCAAACAGTCCAACCCCAAAAGCAGCCCGGGGCAACCGGAAACAGGACCAGAGGGAGCCCAGGGACGGCCCGGCCAGTCGGCACCTGCGACAGAAGCTGAAGGTTCCACCAGCCAGGCGCCTGGGAAGACGGAGG GGGCTCAAGCCAAAGCTGTTCAGTCTGGGGCCCTTCGTGATGTCTCAGAGGAACTGAGCCGCCAGTTGGAAGACATACTAAGTACATACTGTGTGGACAACAATCAGGGGGGCCCAGGTGAGGACGGAGCACAGGGTGAGCCAACTGAACCTGAAGATGCAGAGAAGTCCCGGACATATGCAGCAAGGAATGGGGAACCTGAATCAGGGACCCCAGTCGTCAATGGCGAGAAGGAAACCTCCAAGGGAGAGCCAGGCACGGAAGAAATCCGGGTGAATGACGAGGTTGGAGACCGTGACCACCGAAGGCCACAGGAGAAGAAGAAAGCCAAGGGTCTGG GGAAGGAGATCACATTGCTGATGCAGACACTGAACACGCTAAGCACCCCAGAGGAGAAGCTGGCAGCACTGTGCAAGAAGTATGCTGAACTG CTGGAGGAGCATCGGAACTCACAGAAGCAGATGAAGCTCTTGCAGAAGAAACAGAGCCAGCTGGTGCAAGAGAAGGACCACCTGCGCGGTGAGCACAGCAAGGCTGTCCTGGCCCGCAGCAAGCTTGAGAGCCTATGCCGTGAGCTGCAGCGGCACAACCGCTCCCTCAAG CATATTGACAAAGTCTTCAAACACAAGGACCTGCAGCAGCAGCTGGTGGATGCCAAGCTCCAGCAGGCTCAGGAGATGCTGAAGGAGGCAGAGGAACGACACCAGCGGGAGAAGGACTTT CTCCTGAAAGAAGCAGTGGAGTCCCAGAGGATGTGTGAGCTGATGAAGCAGCAGGAGACCCACCTGAAACAGCAG CTTGCCCTGTACACAGAGAAGTTTGAAGAGTTCCAGAACACACTTTCCAAAAGCAGTGAGGTATTCACCACGTTCAAACAGGAGATGGAAAAG ATGACTAAGAAGATCAAGAAGCTGGAGAAAGAAACTACCATGTACCGGTCCCGATGGGAGAGCAGCAACAAGGCCCTGCTTGAGATGGCTGAGGAG AAAACACTTCGGGACAAAGAGCTGGAGGGCCTGCAGGTGAAAATCCAGCGGCTTGAGAAACTGTGCCGGGCACTGCAAACAGAGCGCAATGACCTGAATAAAAGGGTACAGGACCTGAGTGCTGGTGGCCAGGGCCTCCTCACTGACAGTGGCCCTGAGCGGAGGCCAGAGGCTGTCGCTGTCTCCAAGGAGCAGGCTAGCGAGGGACCTGGGGTTCAAACACCCAGCTCCCCAAGAGCCACAGAAGTTCCTGGCTGCTCAGGAACACCGACCACAGAAGGATCAGTCCATACAGGGCCCCAGGAGCCCACCTCTGCCACTGCCTAG